One stretch of Micromonospora echinospora DNA includes these proteins:
- a CDS encoding alpha-ketoglutarate-dependent dioxygenase AlkB, with protein sequence MSDVAYQPSMLDLAEQGPTLGPLAGALRRHELSRGAWVDHLPGWVRGSDAVLDTLRHDVPWRAERRTMYDTEVDVPRLLCWYAAGRPLPHPVLTTARDALTRHYAPELGEPFVTAGMCLYRDGRDSVAWHGDTLGRSAHTDTMVAIVSFGSPRALLLRPRGGGGGSLRFPLGHGDLVVMGGSCQRTWEHAVPKTTRPVGPRVSVQFRPTGVA encoded by the coding sequence GTGTCCGACGTCGCGTACCAGCCCTCGATGCTCGACCTGGCCGAGCAGGGCCCCACCCTGGGCCCGCTCGCCGGGGCGCTGCGCCGCCACGAGCTGAGCCGGGGCGCCTGGGTCGACCACCTGCCCGGCTGGGTGCGGGGCTCCGACGCGGTGCTCGACACGTTGCGCCACGACGTGCCCTGGCGGGCCGAGCGCCGCACCATGTACGACACCGAGGTCGACGTGCCCCGGCTGCTCTGCTGGTACGCCGCCGGCCGGCCGCTGCCGCATCCGGTGCTCACGACGGCCCGTGACGCGCTCACCCGGCACTACGCGCCCGAGCTGGGCGAGCCGTTCGTCACCGCCGGCATGTGCCTCTACCGGGACGGGCGCGACAGCGTGGCCTGGCACGGCGACACCCTGGGCCGCTCCGCGCACACCGACACGATGGTCGCGATCGTCTCGTTCGGCTCCCCGCGCGCGCTGCTGCTGCGACCCCGCGGCGGAGGCGGCGGCAGCCTGCGGTTCCCGCTCGGCCACGGCGACCTCGTGGTGATGGGCGGCTCCTGCCAGCGCACCTGGGAACACGCCGTGCCGAAGACCACCCGCCCGGTCGGCCCTCGCGTCAGCGTCCAGTTCCGTCCCACCGGCGTCGCCTGA